In a single window of the Lodderomyces elongisporus chromosome 4, complete sequence genome:
- a CDS encoding uncharacterized protein (MEROPS:MER0019759): protein MSHVDQEPYYEALPTHLKPYHYDLSIYDVDTENDTFKGTVVIYLNVVKSTKELHLNYRDLVITKEKISIVSSDSDGKNNKTIEVDSIVENKSKEYFIVKFNETIVPEKSELKVTISYDAKIQSNMAGFYKSPYTENGEEKIMLSTQFEATDARRAFPCLDEPSFKATFTVDITANSQWEILGNTPVESTTNDSDKSLKKVKFEKTPIMSTYLVAWACGDFEYVESFTETKYNGKPLPVRIYTTKGYVQDAQLASEIAPKVVDYFSKVFEIQYPLPKLDLLAVHSFSHNAMENWGLITYRSTALLFSETKSDPSYKQKVAYVVAHELAHQWFGNLVTMKWWDELWLNEGFATWVGFLAVDYLYPEWDIFSEFVSESLQQALNLDGLENSHPIEVPVVDALDIDQVFDAISYLKGGSTILMLSEYLGRETFLKGVALYLNRSAYSNATSHDLWSAIGQVSQKPIDQLMEPWIKKVGFPIVSVGQHENSLVLSQSRFLNGGKDNDIGKREENETQWWIPLNISTNSTQLKEHKTIDSFDSEKVVIDDFPLQSSDYFKLNKATSGVYRVNYDASILKNNILAHFDKLSARDKVGLIADAGAIACAGNNPTTTFLTLVESIVQQLGNDYVVWLELGKWLSNFAIAFTTETTASKIHAFLTSVYKQKAIEIVNSIKNIENLDNADFMSTKFRSEILTRAGRLQIAEVYDFALGLFEKGDIHPSLRLFVYTTIAASSKFSEDQYKVILNQITHPTSLDSREVALTALGSVTNTDIAKELLKVMVDTKIVPLMDSHFLAKPLSANYATKNLFLDFFLENYEESFYKPMSTNAIVLDRLVKLTLRNYQNNEVHDRIDKFFATRDVHGFERSLKQSLDNIKINANWYNRDLTKVNEYLESKY, encoded by the coding sequence ATGTCTCACGTTGACCAGGAACCATACTACGAGGCATTACCAACTCATTTAAAACCATACCACTACGACTTATCGATTTACGATGTCGATACTGAAAATGATACTTTCAAAGGAACTGTAGTCATCTACTTGAATGTTGTTAAATCAACCAAGGAATTGCATTTAAACTATAGAGACTTGGTTAttacaaaagagaagataTCCATAGTCTCAAGTGATAGTGATgggaaaaacaacaagacCATCGAAGTTGACTCGATTGTTGAAAACAAGTCAAAGGAGTACTTTATTGTCAAATTCAACGAAACAATTGTTCCCGAAAAGAGCGAGTTGAAAGTTACCATATCTTACGATGCCAAGATCCAAAGTAATATGGCTGGGTTCTATAAGTCTCCATATACAGAAAATGGCgaggaaaaaataatgtTGAGTACCCAATTTGAAGCCACGGATGCAAGGAGGGCATTTCCATGTCTTGATGAACCTTCGTTTAAGGCTACATTCACTGTTGATATTACTGCCAACTCGCAATGGGAAATCTTGGGTAACACCCCCGTAGAGTCGACCACAAATGACAGCGACAAGTCACTTAAAAAAGTGAAGTTTGAAAAGACACCAATAATGTCGACATACCTTGTTGCTTGGGCTTGTGGAGACTTTGAATACGTAGAATCATTTACTGAGACCAAATACAATGGCAAACCACTTCCAGTTAGAATATACACTACTAAAGGGTATGTTCAAGATGCACAATTGGCTTCGGAAATAGCGCCAAAAGTTGTTGATTACTTCTCCAAGGTCTTTGAAATCCAATATCCATTACCGAAATTGGACCTTTTAGCCGTGCACTCTTTCTCGCACAATGCAATGGAGAACTGGGGGCTCATCACCTATAGATCTACTGCACTATTATTCTCGGAGACCAAATCAGATCCATCCTATAAGCAAAAAGTTGCTTACGTGGTAGCTCACGAGTTGGCACACCAGTGGTTTGGTAATCTTGTCACCATGAAATGGTGGGATGAGTTGTGGCTTAATGAAGGTTTTGCCACCTGGGTTGGATTTCTCGCCGTGGACTACCTTTACCCCGAATGGGACATTTTTAGTGAATTTGTTTCTGAATCATTACAGCAAGCGTTGAATTTGGATGGATTGGAAAATTCACATCCAATTGAAGTTCCCGTGGTGGATGCATTGGATATTGATCAAGTGTTTGACGCAATTAGTTACTTAAAAGGTGGATCCACAATTTTGATGCTCTCCGAGTATTTGGGTAGGGAAACTTTCCTTAAAGGTGTTGCGTTATACTTGAATCGGAGCGCGTATTCGAATGCAACAAGCCATGACTTGTGGTCCGCGATTGGCCAAGTATCACAAAAGCCAATTGATCAGTTGATGGAACCATGGATCAAGAAAGTTGGATTCCCAATCGTTAGTGTTGGACAACATGAAAATAGTTTGGTCTTGAGTCAATCGAGATTTTTGAATGGCGGAAAAGATAACGACATTGGTAAACGAGAGGAGAATGAAACACAATGGTGGATTCCGTTAAACATATCTACAAACTCTACGCAATTGAAAGAGCACAAGACGATTGACTCGTTTGATAGCGAAAAAGTGGTGATTGATGATTTTCCATTGCAGTCTCTGGACTATTTCAAGCTCAATAAAGCAACTTCAGGAGTCTATAGGGTAAACTACGACGCTTCGATCTTGAAGAATAATATATTAGCACATTTTGACAAGTTGTCAGCAAGGGATAAAGTTGGATTGATTGCTGATGCAGGAGCAATTGCATGTGCTGGAAACAATCCTACAACTACATTTTTGACGCTCGTTGAGAGCATCGTGCAGCAATTGGGCAACGACTATGTTGTTTGGTTGGAGTTGGGTAAATGGTTAAGTAATTTTGCCATTGCTTTTACAACTGAGACAACGGCACTGAAGATTCACGCTTTCTTGACTTCAGTATACAAGCAAAAAGCCATCGAAATTGTCAATTCCATTAAGAATATTGAAAACTTGGATAACGCAGATTTTATGCTGACCAAATTTAGATCAGAGATTTTGACCAGGGCTGGAAGATTGCAAATTGCCGAAGTTTATGACTTTGCATTGGGCTTGTTTGAGAAAGGAGATATTCATCCCTCCTTGAGACTATTTGTATATACTACCATTGCAGCATCCTCTAAATTTTCGGAGGACCAATACAAAGTCATTTTGAACCAAATTACGCATCCAACATCATTGGATTCAAGAGAAGTTGCGTTGACTGCATTAGGCTCGGTCACCAATACCGATATAGCCAAGGAGCTATTGAAAGTTATGGTGGACACCAAAATTGTACCATTAATGGACCTGCACTTCCTTGCCAAACCATTGAGTGCCAATTACGCGACAAAGAACTTGTTCCtcgatttctttttggaaaactaCGAGGAGAGTTTCTACAAACCAATGTCCACAAATGCTATTGTATTGGATAGGCTCGTCAAATTGACGTTGAGAAATTACCAAAACAATGAGGTTCATGATAGGATTGACAAATTTTTTGCCACCAGAGATGTTCATGGCTTTGAAAGATCATTGAAGCAATCATTGGACAATATCAAGATTAATGCGAACTGGTACAACCGCGATCTCACAAAAGTGAATGAGTACCTTGAATCAAAATATTAA
- a CDS encoding uncharacterized protein (BUSCO:EOG09264NDD), with protein MSDPEDVLDFLNSLPETKNKANAPRSSSETTKSTSKDDEIFEFLDEIAQHESSKPKKKLVPKQKEGTSSTTTIPASIQKAKPQEEKAASAPLPHSSADKNPYEEQNQSGKKVANQDKGQEEQAEEDLPNPIASISNWWSREGTQKVTNLWGAITSNAERISETTYQIASQTTNQINERSKQIDRDQIEQHVGQLGSRLNGILSSISQQIKQGLELDDVDEVLNVLIVSDIVNLQYLEDIVRENFEAVMDQVQGRIGVGVHEFYKPHGELKVNSDDIGATNVNTDASDGRVSLGTFYGKLIDGEKLALANLENAIREYKKAEITKEKEEKEQEKEEKEEKEEKEEKEEKEEKKTAKNGEKEEDGEEIDDDKEMLKSNIFLAVQPISVGKPVQQRQGEEGKEEAKVVEENASTQDSIIESHNAESFSFTLILNDITNNITITTRTQPFPLRWAQWLDGEKLRNVRNEAVEEEDESVDPKEWVKDWIRQGLNLGVGVLAQEYVIKRMGI; from the coding sequence ATGTCTGACCCCGAAGACGTTCTTGATTTCCTTAATTCACTTCCTGAAACGAAAAACAAGGCTAATGCGCCAAGGTCCTCACTGGAGACCACAAAATCTACTAGTAAAGATGACGAGatatttgaatttttggACGAGATTGCGCAGCATGAGCTGCTGAAGccgaagaagaaattagttccaaaacaaaaggaggGTACTAGTTCTACCACGACGATACCTGCCTCCATTCAAAAGGCAAAACCACAAGAGGAGAAAGCTGCGAGTGCTCCTCTCCCTCATTCTTCTGCTGATAAGAATCCATACGAAGAACAAAATCAGAGTGGTAAAAAAGTAGCTAACCAAGATAAGGGACAGGAAGAGCAAGCTGAGGAAGACCTTCCCAATCCTATAGCATCTATATCCAATTGGTGGTCACGCGAAGGTACCCAAAAAGTGACCAACTTATGGGGCGCAATTACATCGAATGCCGAGCGTATTAGTGAAACGACGTATCAAATTGCGTCGCAAACGACGAATCAGATCAATGAAAGATCTAAACAGATTGATCGTGACCAAATTGAGCAACACGTGGGGCAGTTGGGATCGCGGTTGAATGGTATCTTGAGTTCAATATCTCAACAAATTAAGCAAGGATTGGAATTAGATGATGTCGATGAGGTGTTGAATGTGCTTATTGTTAGTGATATTGTCAATTTGCAATATTTGGAAGACATTGTCAGAGAAAATTTTGAAGCAGTAATGGATCAGGTACAAGGAAgaattggtgttggtgtgcATGAGTTTTATAAGCCACATGGTGAACTCAAAGTTAATAGTGATGACATTGGTGCCACAAATGTCAATACTGATGCTAGTGATGGAAGAGTGAGCTTGGGTACATTTTATGGGAAGTTGATTGATGGCGAAAAGTTGGCCTTGGcgaatttggaaaatgcCATAAGGGAATACAAGAAAGCTGAGATcacaaaggaaaaagaagagaaagaacaggaaaaagaggaaaaagaggaaaaagaggaaaaagaggaaaaagaggaaaaagaggaaaaaaagacagCAAAGAATGGAGAGAAGGAAGAGGATGGcgaagaaattgatgacGACAAAGAAATGTTGAAATCGAATATTTTCCTTGCTGTCCAGCCAATTTCAGTTGGCAAACCTGTCCAGCAACGACAAGGAgaggaaggaaaagaagaagcaaaagttGTAGAAGAAAACGCCTCGACTCAAGATCTGATTATTGAGTCACACAATGCGGAGTCCTTTTCGTTTACTTTGATACTCAACGACATTACCAATAACATCACTATCACAACAAGAACTCAACCATTCCCCTTGAGATGGGCTCAGTGGCTTGATGGTGAAAAATTACGCAATGTGAGAAATGAAGCAGTCGAAGAGGAGGATGAAAGTGTCGATCCAAAAGAATGGGTCAAGGATTGGATTAGACAAGGCTTGAATTTGGGTGTGGGTGTATTAGCTCAGGAATATGTAATCAAACGGATGGGTATTTGA
- the ASN1 gene encoding asparagine synthetase (MEROPS:MER0034539; BUSCO:EOG09261145) yields MCGIFAAFRVQDVESFKPKALQYSKLIRHRGPDWSGNVITSKDTILCHERLAIVGLDAGAQPIVSPDERYSLAVNGEIYNHIQLRQQFPDYKFKSLSDCEPIIPLFEKYDIEAPKHLDGMFAWVLHDKNTDRIVAARDPIGITTLYLGKSSKSPETRYFASELKCLVEECDTIEAFPPGHIYDSNTDKITRYYEPTWWDGSKIPETPVDYTKVRETLELAVRKRLMAEVPYGVLLSGGLDSSLIASIAARETKKAYETAAASHNQGIDANKELSGVDNSGSLHASGGFQKLHSFAIGLPGAPDLIAAEKVAHYIGTIHHSHTFTLEEGIDALDDVIYHLETYDVTTIRASTPMYLLSRKIKAQGVKMVLSGEGSDEIFGGYLYFANAPSAPAFHEECVKRVKNLHYADCLRANKSTMAWGLEARVPFLDKQFLEVCMNIRPEDKLITPEHIEKYVLRKAFDTKDEPYLPDEILWRQKEQFSDGVGYSWIDCLKDTAEKLVSDEDMKNPKPEWGDDIPQTKEAYWYRCKFDKMFNNSKAAASTVMRWIPKAEWGCHSDPSGRYAKTHDHKVDA; encoded by the coding sequence ATGTGTGGTATTTTTGCAGCATTCAGAGTCCAGGACGTTGAATCCTTTAAGCCAAAGGCTTTACAATACTCAAAGTTGATCAGACACAGAGGTCCAGATTGGTCGGGTAATGTCATCACCAGTAAAGATACCATCTTGTGTCACGAGAGATTGGCCATCGTCGGTCTTGATGCCGGTGCTCAACCGATTGTGTCGCCCGATGAAAGATACTCATTAGCAGTCAATGGTGAAATTTACAACCACATCCAACTCCGTCAACAATTTCCAGACTACAAATTCAAGAGTTTGAGTGACTGTGAGCCAATCATCCCACTCTTTGAGAAATACGACATTGAAGCTCCAAAGCACCTCGACGGTATGTTTGCTTGGGTCTTGCATGACAAGAACACAGACCGTATCGTTGCTGCAAGAGACCCTATCGGAATCACCACATTGTACTTGGGTaaatcatcaaaatcacCAGAAACCAGATACTTTGCCTCTGAGTTGAAATGTCTTGTTGAAGAATGTGACACCATTGAGGCATTCCCACCGGGACACATTTACGACTCCAACACTGATAAGATTACAAGATACTACGAGCCTACATGGTGGGATGGTTCTAAGATCCCCGAAACCCCAGTTGACTACACTAAGGTGCGTGAGACTTTGGAGTTGGCagtaagaaaaagattgatGGCTGAGGTCCCATACGGTGTGTTGTTGTCAGGAGGATTGGACTCAAGTCTTATTGCCTCTATTGCCGCAAGAGAGACCAAAAAGGCTTATGAAACTGCTGCTGCATCCCATAACCAAGGTATCGATGCCAACAAGGAATTATCAGGTGTCGACAACTCTGGTTCCTTACACGCCTCGGGTGGTTTCCAAAAATTGCACTCGTTTGCCATTGGTTTGCCAGGTGCACCAGACTTGATTGCTGCTGAAAAAGTGGCCCACTATATTGGAACAATCCACCATTCGCACACATTCACTCTTGAAGAAGGTATTGATGCTCTTGACGATGTCATTTACCACTTGGAGACATACGATGTGACAACAATCCGTgcatcaacaccaatgtACTTGTTGTCACGTAAGATCAAAGCCCAAGGTGTCAAGATGGTCTTGTCTGGTGAAGGATCAGATGAGATCTTTGGTGGTTACTTGTACTTTGCCAATGCACCTTCGGCACCTGCATTCCACGAGGAATGTGTAAAGCGTGTCAAGAACTTGCACTACGCCGACTGTCTTCGTGCTAACAAATCAACAATGGCATGGGGTTTGGAAGCAAGAGTTCCATTCTTGGACAAGCAATTTTTGGAAGTCTGTATGAACATTCGCCCCGAAGACAAGTTGATCACCCCAGAACACATTGAAAAGTACGTGTTAAGGAAAGCATTCGATACCAAAGATGAACCATACTTGCCAGATGAGATCCTTTGGAGACAAAAGGAGCAATTCTCAGATGGTGTTGGTTACTCATGGATTGATTGTCTTAAGGATACCGCCGAAAAATTGGTTAGCGACGAAGACATGAAGAACCCTAAACCAGAATGGGGAGACGATATTCCACAAACTAAAGAAGCATACTGGTACAGATGTAAGTTCGACAAAATGTTCAACAACTCGAAAGCTGCTGCTTCAACAGTAATGAGATGGATTCCAAAAGCAGAGTGGGGATGTCACTCGGATCCATCGGGAAGATACGCAAAGACCCACGATCACAAAGTAGACGCTTAG
- the MET10 gene encoding sulfite reductase [NADPH] flavoprotein component: MAPHSLVKEASSLSATSTTSSSEKELDTGLTTLINSNPFGIAYDPASLRGSSYTSATTIINQAIYSVATKIFSYETVGSKDILDSHIQLWSYKQWGNAFDVVPFFNKFEVRSGAMNAVLGYMNKNGTRGQVLSVVTGIDGLDYARNSLSGSKKLPLALNVSAIDFESSVFVNNYGRASRLANDLNLPTFTPVSSGVESQHLAILNHFFAFSTGKPSMFLFGGVESAKTFKKFEDLLSVAELGSLYQSLLDSADGEISIDKAFELLNKFTGKKYSQFEYFGSPAAETVFVVYGTHLAELWSKLAGDKIGVVAVRVPSPFNSEQFLSVLPEAAKKLVVISSNDPLSATVCATVFLSARASTLTTETFEYPLDFNWTPITAVKLIAQYTDIDVEQLLNPTNRDVDEIITANSSPDGKYTIWGKDNGVLLDLANKLALSLSLDNSKNVAIRNVYDNSRLGGVFQSQLSSTYISQGNGDVVDAADVVFIEDLSLLDSFDVLATAKPGSTIILVNQKAAFDLEKVPTSFKKTLATNENKLLVVDLSIVDALDEASSGTKGITSTLLLQLAFWRSAMPELGDFIVNKLLQANGGSFELLATVLDNFIKVANEKNAIIEIGVLSEWSLLKDDTAAETAEAKETEKQVASEAAQKTQDKANEIKKANSAVESGKDNDNVKEENLEPKILSYFLSENAIAPNPRAVKEVEEETNLVAPKNLAQRIVFNEAADVSLDLRPDLPVKNFVVKVQENKRLTPTEYSRNIFHIEFDITGTGLKYELGEALGVHARNPEAEVDKFLEFYKVDANSLVEYSNREDPTYFETKTAKQLLTDSVDFLGKPPKRFYESLAEFATDDKEKEHLVKIASAEGAAELKTRQEVNFDTYFDLLQEFKSARPSFAELIKIISPLKRREYSIASSQKIHKNAVHLLVVVVDWVDPKGRLRYGHSSKYLSDLKIGDELVVSVKPSVMKLPPLSTQPIVMSGLGTGLAPFKAFVEEKIWQQQQGMEIGDIYLYMGSRHKKEEYLYGELWEAYKEAGLLTHIGAAFSRDQPQKIYIQDKIRESIEELTDAIVEKNGSFYLCGPTWPVPDITACLEDIVVNGAKRKGEEIKEVSKVIEDMKEDGRYILEVY; this comes from the coding sequence ATGGCTCCACACAGTCTTGTTAAAGAGGCTTCATCATTGTCGGCGACCTCGACAACCTCAAGTTCAGAGAAAGAGCTTGACACTGGTTTAACAACACTTATCAACTCAAATCCATTTGGTATTGCGTATGACCCAGCACTGTTGCGTGGATCGTCATACACATCGGCCACTACAATTATAAATCAAGCGATATATTCTGTGGCAACAAAGATTTTTAGTTACGAAACGGTTGGCTCAAAGGATATTTTGGATTCACACATCCAGCTTTGGTCGTATAAACAATGGGGCAATGCGTTTGATGTTGTAccatttttcaacaaatttgaagTTCGTTCAGGTGCTATGAATGCAGTTCTTGGCTACATGAACAAGAATGGCACGCGTGGACAAGTACTTTCAGTTGTTACCGGTATTGACGGATTAGACTATGCAAGAAACTCATTAAGTGGCTCAAAGAAGTTACCCTTGGCATTAAATGTTTCCGctattgattttgaaagcTCCGTGTTTGTCAATAACTACGGTCGTGCCTCACGTCTTGCCAATGACTTGAATTTGCCCACATTTACACCTGTTTCGTCTGGTGTAGAGAGCCAGCACTTGGCAATCTTGAACCACTTTTTTGCCTTCTCCACCGGCAAACCCTCGATGTTTTTATTTGGAGGTGTTGAATCGGCAAAGACTTTTAAGAAATTCGAAGATCTCTTATCAGTTGCAGAGTTGGGTTCGTTGTACCAAAGTTTGCTCGACTCTGCTGATGGTGAAATCAGTATCGACAAGGCTTTTGAGTTGTTGAACAAGTTTACTGGTAAAAAGTACTCACAATTTGAATACTTTGGCTCACCAGCAGCTGAAAccgtttttgttgtttatgGAACACACTTGGCTGAATTGTGGAGCAAACTTGCTGGCGACAaaattggtgttgttgcagtACGTGTTCCATCACCATTCAATAGTGAACAATTTTTGAGCGTTTTGCCAGAAGCTGCCAAGAAGTTGGTTGTGATTAGTTCAAATGACCCATTAAGTGCTACAGTTTGTGCCACGGTATTTTTGAGTGCTAGAGCTAGCACTTTAACCACTGAAACTTTTGAGTACCCATTAGATTTCAACTGGACACCTATAACTGCAGTGAAGTTAATTGCACAGTACACTGACATTGATGTTGAACAATTGTTAAACCCTACAAATCGTGATGTCGATGAAATCATCACGGCAAACTCATCACCCGATGGTAAGTACACAATTTGGGGTAAGGATAATGGAGTGTTGCTCGATTTGGCTAACAAGTTGGCGTTATCGTTGTCATTGGACAACTCCAAAAATGTGGCTATAAGAAATGTGTATGATAACTCACGCTTGGGTGGTGTTTTTCAATCGCAACTTTCTTCTACTTATATCTCACAAGGTAATGGGGATGTAGTGGATGCTGCAGATGTTGTCTTTATTGAAGACTTGAGCCTTTTGGACTCGTTTGACGTTTTGGCAACTGCAAAGCCAGGAAGCACCATTATTCTTGTAAATCAAAAGGCAGCTtttgatttggaaaaagttCCAACAAGCTTCAAGAAAACTTTAGCTACTAATGAAAATAAGTTGCTCGTTGTTGACTTGTCCATTGTTGATGCTTTAGATGAGGCAAGCAGTGGGACTAAGGGAATCACTTCAACActtttgttgcaattggCATTTTGGAGATCAGCAATGCCAGAGTTGGGCGATTTTATCGTTAACAAATTGTTGCAAGCCAATGGGGGTTCTTTTGAGCTTTTGGCAACAGTGTTGGACAACTTTATCAAGGTTGccaatgaaaaaaatgcaatTATTGAAATTGGCGTTTTGTCTGAATGGTCTTTATTAAAAGATGACACTGCTGCTGAAACAGCTGAAGCCAAGGAAACAGAGAAACAAGTGGCTAGTGAAGCTGCTCAAAAGACTCAAGATAAAGCCAATGAGATTAAAAAGGCCAATAGTGCTGTTGAGAGCGGAAAGGACAATGACAATGTTAAAGAGGAGAATTTGGAACCCAAAATACTTTCATACTTTTTATCTGAAAATGCCATTGCCCCTAACCCTCGTGCAGTtaaagaagttgaagaagaaactaaTCTTGTTGCACCCAAAAACTTGGCCCAAAGAATTGTGTTCAATGAGGCTGCCGATGTTTCTCTTGATTTGCGTCCTGATCTTCCAGTTAAAAACTTTGTTGTTAAAGTGCAAGAGAATAAGCGTTTGACCCCTACCGAGTATTCAAGAAACATTTTCCATATTGAGTTTGATATAACTGGTACTGGTCTCAAGTATGAGCTTGGTGAGGCTTTGGGTGTTCATGCTAGAAACCCCGAGGCTGAAGTTGACAAGTTTCTTGAATTTTACAAGGTTGATGCAAATTCATTAGTTGAATATAGTAATAGGGAAGATCCTACCTATTTTGAGACTAAAACAGCAAAGCAACTTTTGACAGATAGTGTGGACTTTTTAGGTAAGCCACCAAAGAGATTTTATGAGTCATTGGCCGAGTTTGCTACTGATGACAAGGAGAAGGAACATTTGGTCAAGATTGCTAGTGCCGAGGGTGCAGCAGAGTTGAAAACGAGACAGGAGGTGAATTTTGATACTtattttgatcttttgcAAGAGTTTAAGTCAGCTAGACCATCATTTGCTGAATTGATAAAGATTATTTCGCCATTAAAGAGAAGGGAGTATTCTATTGCCTCGTCGCAAAAGATCCACAAGAATGCTGTCCAtttgttggttgttgttgttgactgGGTTGATCCAAAGGGACGTTTGCGTTATGGTCATTCTTCCAAGTATTTGTCAGACTTGAAGATTGGCGATGAGTTAGTTGTGAGTGTTAAGCCATCGGTGATGAAACTTCCACCATTATCAACTCAGCCTATTGTCATGTCCGGTTTGGGTACTGGTTTGGCACCATTCAAGGCGTTTGTGGAAGAGAAGATTtggcaacaacagcaaggAATGGAGATTGGGGACATTTACTTGTACATGGGTTCAAGACACAAGAAGGAAGAGTATCTTTATGGTGAGTTGTGGGAGGCGTATAAAGAAGCTGGTCTTTTAACCCACATTGGTGCTGCATTCTCTAGAGACCAGCCACAAAAGATTTATATCCAAGATAAGATTAGAGAGTCGATTGAGGAATTGACCGATGCCATTGTTGAGAAGAATGGGTCTTTCTATTTGTGTGGTCCTACTTGGCCAGTTCCTGATATCACAGCATGTTTGGAGgatattgttgttaatggTGCCAAGCGTAAGGGCGAAGAGATTAAGGAGGTGAGCAAGGTGATTGAAGATATGAAGGAAGATGGCAGATACATCTTGGAAGTTTATTAA